One genomic segment of Hugenholtzia roseola DSM 9546 includes these proteins:
- the rplC gene encoding 50S ribosomal protein L3 produces MPLGLIGKKIGMTSVFGADGRNLACTVIQAGPCVVTQVKSEDTDGYRAVQLAFGEAKEKNTPEAMKGHFKKAGTTPKRKVAEFKAMRAAAERTFELGQEVTASDFFAEGDFVDVIGTSKGKGFQGVVKRHGFGGVGQSTHGQHNRMRAPGSVGASSFPSRVFKGQRMAGRMGGKRVKVKNLRVMKVIPESHLIVVAGAIPGAINSFVRIEK; encoded by the coding sequence ATGCCATTAGGTTTAATTGGGAAAAAAATAGGAATGACTAGCGTATTTGGTGCCGATGGACGCAATCTCGCATGCACAGTTATACAAGCTGGTCCTTGTGTGGTTACACAAGTAAAGTCAGAAGACACAGATGGCTATCGCGCGGTTCAGCTCGCCTTTGGTGAAGCCAAAGAGAAAAACACGCCCGAAGCAATGAAAGGACACTTCAAAAAAGCAGGTACTACCCCTAAGCGCAAGGTGGCAGAATTTAAAGCCATGCGTGCCGCCGCCGAGCGTACCTTCGAATTAGGACAGGAAGTTACCGCTTCCGACTTCTTCGCCGAAGGCGACTTCGTAGATGTTATCGGTACAAGCAAAGGCAAAGGCTTTCAAGGCGTAGTGAAGCGTCATGGCTTTGGCGGTGTGGGGCAGAGTACTCACGGTCAGCACAACCGTATGCGTGCGCCCGGTTCGGTAGGTGCTTCGTCTTTCCCTTCGCGCGTCTTCAAAGGACAGCGCATGGCGGGTCGTATGGGCGGAAAACGTGTCAAGGTCAAGAACTTGCGTGTGATGAAAGTGATTCCTGAATCACATCTAATTGTAGTAGCAGGTGCAATCCCTGGTGCTATCAATTCTTTTGTCCGCATTGAGAAATAA
- a CDS encoding 7TM diverse intracellular signaling domain-containing protein — protein sequence MKSCWKILDAANLLLQRKMATLRFLQNKKRQQIKRMRQESYFQRSHFLDTKKFVSEMAFRIFLANVFIFLVGFLGSNALWAQEKTLILEKNAPLEKRLAPDWVAFYESTALQDFSPAYFLQDSLWAKNQTLPAHFKPRVSYFFKIKLLNQNPTQTRYLLTVPPFDSLEALLFDSKQKVLQSLQTGLHVPLSKRNWQDKSPALLLEIPAADTLTLLLRARNSYQDLENEGFIVQIPEVALAQQAQQRGRQLFFRGAFLLMFFYNLFFFFIVRDKAYFYYAFYILGMAIVGLEDTFLFVWEEPILLTVFTNFAALFVTLLYTQFIRYFLHIPQIRPQLNRYFRFWVYFRLLTIVLALLYYHDTPRLILENAGIQVLFLIDILGGLVLIGATWKVSKVLTTYIVLGYLAMTLPLFFAILKEVIFSSANPDTDGVVVQVGVLVELIVFSLGLGYRSKEAEREKLVIAEENRRIIAQQNLVLEEKVEQRTQELQIQKRALEEQNLHITQNINYARRIQEAFLPKREAIESLLPEFFILFKPRDIVSGDFYFVEKVGEKIVVAAIDCTGHGVSGAFMTVLGNEILHKIVRQDRQTSPDLILNALHKGVREALQQAHTANRDGMDLSLIVIDTLTQKIEFAGAKNPLLYFNHTGLHLLKGDKMPIGGEQREQERLFTKKSIDTTSPTVFYLLSDGFQDQFGGENNRKFGIARLKKLLEEIATEKLTTQAHLLDQAFESWREQGGEAQIDDVLILGLKW from the coding sequence TTGAAAAGCTGTTGGAAAATCCTCGATGCCGCAAATTTGCTTTTGCAGCGAAAGATGGCTACCTTGCGTTTTTTACAAAACAAAAAAAGACAACAAATAAAGCGCATGCGGCAGGAGAGCTATTTTCAGAGAAGCCATTTTTTAGATACCAAAAAGTTTGTGTCTGAAATGGCTTTTCGCATTTTTTTAGCCAATGTTTTTATTTTTTTGGTAGGATTTTTAGGTTCGAATGCGCTTTGGGCGCAAGAAAAAACGCTAATTTTAGAAAAAAATGCACCCTTAGAAAAACGGCTTGCGCCCGATTGGGTAGCCTTTTATGAAAGCACCGCGCTACAAGATTTTTCGCCTGCCTATTTTTTGCAGGATTCCCTTTGGGCAAAAAATCAAACCCTGCCTGCCCACTTCAAACCGCGTGTTTCTTATTTTTTTAAAATCAAACTCCTCAACCAAAACCCTACCCAAACGCGCTATCTGCTCACCGTTCCCCCTTTTGATAGCCTCGAAGCCCTACTTTTTGATAGCAAACAAAAGGTTTTGCAATCGCTCCAAACGGGGCTGCACGTGCCACTTTCCAAGCGAAATTGGCAAGACAAATCGCCTGCCCTGTTGCTCGAAATTCCTGCTGCCGATACCCTTACGCTTCTTTTAAGGGCGCGAAATTCGTATCAAGACCTTGAAAATGAAGGCTTTATCGTTCAAATTCCCGAAGTGGCTCTGGCACAACAAGCGCAACAGCGAGGACGACAGCTATTTTTTCGGGGAGCTTTTCTGCTGATGTTTTTCTATAATCTTTTCTTCTTTTTTATTGTCCGCGACAAGGCTTATTTTTACTACGCATTTTATATCTTGGGCATGGCAATCGTTGGGCTTGAAGATACCTTTCTTTTTGTTTGGGAAGAGCCTATCTTGCTCACTGTTTTTACCAATTTTGCAGCACTTTTTGTAACCTTGCTTTACACCCAATTTATTCGCTATTTTTTACACATTCCACAAATCAGACCCCAACTCAATCGCTATTTTCGCTTTTGGGTCTATTTTCGCCTGCTTACGATTGTGCTTGCGCTTTTGTATTATCACGACACGCCTCGCCTCATTTTGGAAAATGCAGGGATTCAGGTTCTTTTTCTGATAGATATTTTGGGCGGCTTGGTGCTTATCGGCGCAACGTGGAAAGTTAGCAAAGTTTTGACAACTTATATCGTCTTGGGCTATTTGGCAATGACGCTGCCCCTATTTTTTGCAATTCTCAAAGAAGTTATTTTTTCAAGTGCCAATCCTGATACTGATGGCGTTGTCGTGCAGGTGGGCGTTTTGGTAGAATTGATTGTTTTTTCGTTGGGTTTGGGCTATCGCAGCAAAGAAGCCGAGCGCGAAAAATTAGTGATTGCGGAGGAAAATCGCCGCATCATAGCCCAGCAAAATTTGGTTTTGGAAGAAAAAGTAGAGCAGCGCACCCAAGAGTTGCAAATACAGAAACGCGCCTTAGAAGAACAAAACCTGCACATTACGCAAAACATCAACTACGCAAGACGGATTCAGGAGGCTTTTCTGCCCAAAAGAGAAGCCATTGAAAGCCTATTGCCCGAATTTTTTATCCTTTTCAAGCCGCGCGACATCGTTTCAGGCGATTTTTATTTTGTAGAAAAAGTAGGCGAAAAAATCGTCGTTGCCGCCATAGATTGCACAGGACATGGCGTTTCGGGGGCTTTCATGACCGTTTTGGGCAACGAAATTTTACACAAAATTGTCCGTCAAGACCGCCAAACAAGCCCCGACCTGATTCTCAACGCCCTCCACAAAGGCGTGCGAGAGGCTCTCCAACAGGCTCATACTGCCAATCGCGACGGCATGGATTTGAGTCTGATAGTCATAGATACCCTGACCCAAAAAATAGAATTTGCAGGAGCTAAAAATCCGCTTCTCTATTTCAATCATACAGGGCTGCATTTGCTCAAAGGCGACAAGATGCCTATCGGCGGCGAGCAGCGCGAGCAGGAACGCCTTTTTACCAAAAAAAGCATCGATACGACTTCGCCCACTGTTTTCTATCTCCTTTCCGACGGCTTTCAAGACCAATTTGGGGGCGAAAACAACCGAAAATTTGGTATCGCAAGGCTTAAAAAATTATTAGAGGAAATTGCGACAGAAAAGCTCACTACCCAAGCCCACCTTTTAGACCAAGCCTTCGAAAGTTGGCGTGAGCAGGGCGGCGAAGCCCAAATAGATGACGTTTTGATTTTGGGTCTGAAATGGTAG
- a CDS encoding AlbA family DNA-binding domain-containing protein has product MTFKELRRFVAQGEGLEIEFKRKVYYPHKIAREAVAFANTKGGKLIIGVSDDGTINGLKHPDEELYALATTLQKFCKPQIEYQLHRIEVPRTEGKEVLVFDIKPHTQKPVFLLHDSKGKIGRAYIRSLDKSLQASREMRKILKAESNPKDTFVNYGEKEQWLLKYLGSHKRINVENFAKLAAISIPEASAILVKMTLARLIAIEPQEGGADYFSQGKDF; this is encoded by the coding sequence ATGACCTTCAAAGAACTACGCCGTTTTGTTGCACAAGGCGAAGGTTTGGAAATAGAATTTAAACGCAAAGTCTATTATCCGCATAAAATTGCGCGTGAAGCCGTTGCCTTTGCCAATACCAAAGGTGGCAAACTTATTATTGGCGTTTCCGATGATGGCACTATCAATGGACTCAAACACCCCGACGAGGAACTTTACGCACTTGCCACTACCCTGCAAAAGTTTTGCAAGCCGCAGATAGAATACCAACTCCATCGAATCGAAGTGCCGCGCACAGAGGGAAAAGAGGTCTTGGTCTTCGACATCAAACCCCACACCCAAAAGCCCGTCTTTCTCTTGCACGACTCGAAGGGCAAAATCGGTCGCGCCTACATTCGCAGTTTGGATAAAAGCCTACAAGCCAGTCGTGAGATGCGCAAGATTTTGAAAGCCGAAAGCAATCCCAAAGATACCTTTGTCAATTATGGCGAAAAAGAGCAGTGGCTACTCAAATATTTGGGGAGTCATAAGCGCATCAATGTAGAAAATTTCGCCAAACTTGCCGCCATTTCCATACCCGAAGCCTCCGCCATTTTGGTCAAGATGACCTTGGCGCGTCTTATCGCCATAGAGCCGCAGGAAGGGGGAGCAGATTATTTTTCGCAAGGCAAAGATTTTTGA
- the hpt gene encoding hypoxanthine phosphoribosyltransferase yields the protein MTLSTASSDPADHAAPILVKDRYFKPLLSKEAIAQRLAHLGKRIEADYQNDLPLFIGVLNGSFVFAADLVRYIAIPCHFSFVKYASYQDKMQSSGVVQELIGLNENLSNRRVVVIEDIVDTGNTMVKILAYLREKGVEDVEIAALLVKPTALQHDISVKYVGFEIENQFVVGYGLDYDGYGRNLDSLYVVSDL from the coding sequence ATGACGCTTTCTACTGCCTCGTCCGACCCTGCCGACCACGCCGCGCCTATTTTGGTCAAAGACCGTTATTTCAAGCCCCTACTTTCCAAAGAGGCGATTGCCCAGCGTTTGGCGCATTTGGGAAAACGCATAGAGGCGGATTATCAAAACGATTTGCCGCTTTTTATTGGCGTGCTAAACGGTTCCTTTGTTTTTGCTGCCGATTTGGTGCGCTATATCGCCATTCCCTGCCACTTTTCTTTTGTCAAATATGCCTCCTATCAGGATAAGATGCAGAGCAGCGGTGTGGTGCAGGAGCTAATTGGTTTGAATGAAAACCTAAGCAATCGCCGCGTCGTGGTGATAGAAGACATTGTAGATACGGGCAATACGATGGTCAAGATTTTGGCTTATCTGCGCGAAAAAGGCGTAGAAGATGTTGAAATTGCTGCCCTTTTGGTCAAACCTACTGCCTTGCAGCACGATATTTCAGTCAAATATGTAGGCTTTGAAATTGAAAACCAATTTGTCGTCGGCTACGGTCTGGACTATGATGGCTACGGACGGAACTTAGATAGCCTCTATGTCGTTTCCGACCTATAA
- a CDS encoding PAS domain-containing protein, with protein sequence MTRIKPSILELLEKEESIFLKMDKYTEVKEIITTDPLFKATSWAGYRFLAQMPPELEPIIAELVFKTIQKQTLQSLTLNQTLHPLLPFSIKIKFFPTDKNTIGATLTRYKEDYIATKFYERVPVMTLYLNETDEVIWANQQFYRKAAFEPTQLISENARDFLKINPKILQHDALAIKEPHLRTEYKLLKGDGGFLHVILTATRQYDDEGRFICTVVVLRDITEMKLTQIELEYQKLSIDEAAIVAATDAKGDIIYVNNKFCKISKYSREELIGQNHRLLKSGYHEPSFFVEMWKTIASGKVWRGEVCNKAKDGSLYWVYTTIIPFLDEKGKPYRYQSIRFEITKRKELEDEIKHYTEHLEEVVEERTQELKFKSDLLFEMNEELLSQNERLETKNKYIQQSINYAQRIQDAILPKEAHLPAFVKDYFLLYQPKDIVSGDFYWWYQDAETQRFVWVIADCTGHGVPGAFMSMIGMTLLDEIVKTKNIFAPAEILNQMRVEIGRALQQDITQNRDGMDMSVVCFEGKTQKIHFAGARNPILLIQQGRSYWLKGDKMSIGGRLVRNEPFQEQTFDWLEDTQIYAFSDGYADQFGGEDLRKFLSANFRSLLLSQAHLPMSEQKAAIQAAHKAWKAGQDQIDDILVMGLRV encoded by the coding sequence ATGACGCGCATCAAGCCCTCGATTTTGGAACTATTGGAAAAGGAAGAGTCCATTTTTTTGAAAATGGATAAATATACGGAGGTGAAAGAAATCATCACAACCGACCCCCTTTTCAAAGCCACCTCTTGGGCAGGCTACCGCTTTTTGGCGCAAATGCCCCCTGAATTAGAGCCTATTATCGCCGAATTGGTCTTCAAGACCATACAAAAGCAAACCCTACAAAGCCTCACACTCAACCAGACGCTGCACCCTTTGTTGCCTTTTTCTATCAAAATTAAGTTCTTTCCTACCGATAAAAATACCATAGGCGCAACCCTAACACGATACAAAGAAGATTATATCGCCACTAAATTTTACGAGCGCGTGCCTGTCATGACGCTTTATCTAAATGAAACCGACGAGGTAATTTGGGCAAATCAGCAGTTTTATAGGAAAGCAGCCTTCGAGCCTACGCAACTTATTTCAGAAAATGCACGTGATTTTTTGAAAATAAATCCCAAAATCTTACAACATGATGCCTTAGCCATCAAAGAGCCGCACCTGCGCACAGAATACAAACTTTTAAAAGGCGATGGAGGCTTTTTGCACGTTATCCTGACGGCAACGCGCCAATACGACGACGAAGGGCGATTTATTTGTACGGTAGTGGTTTTGCGCGATATTACCGAAATGAAGCTCACCCAAATAGAATTAGAGTACCAAAAACTTTCTATTGATGAGGCGGCGATTGTGGCGGCTACTGATGCAAAAGGCGATATTATTTATGTCAATAACAAATTTTGTAAGATATCGAAATATTCGCGCGAAGAACTGATTGGGCAAAATCACCGCTTGCTCAAATCGGGCTATCATGAGCCTTCTTTTTTTGTAGAGATGTGGAAAACTATCGCTTCGGGCAAGGTCTGGCGCGGCGAAGTCTGCAACAAAGCCAAAGACGGTTCGCTATATTGGGTCTATACGACGATTATCCCCTTTTTAGACGAAAAAGGAAAGCCCTACCGCTATCAGTCTATCCGCTTCGAAATTACGAAAAGAAAAGAATTAGAGGACGAAATCAAACACTATACCGAGCATCTGGAAGAAGTAGTAGAGGAGCGCACACAGGAATTAAAGTTCAAAAGCGATTTGCTTTTTGAAATGAATGAAGAACTGCTGTCGCAAAACGAAAGATTAGAAACTAAAAATAAGTACATTCAACAAAGCATCAACTATGCCCAACGCATACAAGATGCGATTTTACCCAAAGAGGCACATCTGCCTGCTTTTGTCAAAGATTACTTCCTGCTTTATCAGCCAAAGGACATTGTTTCGGGCGATTTTTATTGGTGGTATCAAGATGCAGAAACACAGCGTTTTGTGTGGGTCATTGCCGACTGCACAGGGCATGGCGTACCCGGTGCTTTTATGTCTATGATTGGCATGACGCTTTTAGATGAAATTGTCAAGACCAAAAATATCTTTGCGCCTGCCGAAATTCTCAATCAGATGCGCGTAGAAATTGGGCGAGCCTTGCAGCAGGATATTACACAAAATCGCGACGGCATGGATATGAGCGTAGTCTGTTTTGAGGGAAAGACCCAAAAAATCCACTTTGCAGGAGCGCGAAACCCCATTTTATTGATTCAACAAGGGCGTTCTTATTGGCTAAAAGGCGATAAAATGAGCATTGGAGGCAGACTGGTGCGCAACGAACCTTTCCAAGAACAGACCTTTGATTGGCTCGAAGACACACAAATCTATGCCTTTTCAGATGGCTACGCCGACCAGTTCGGCGGCGAAGACCTGCGCAAATTTTTGAGTGCCAATTTCCGTAGCCTGCTTCTTTCGCAAGCGCACCTCCCTATGAGCGAACAGAAAGCCGCTATCCAAGCCGCCCACAAAGCATGGAAAGCAGGGCAAGACCAAATCGACGACATCTTAGTGATGGGCTTGCGGGTGTGA
- a CDS encoding O-methyltransferase, translating into MLAFISKFATMSLEMLASFLGFLWDSKNQHALQAPFLYHLYLDTIRKPKHYYPFEALDALRAKLATQKEAIRVQDFGAGEKGKKAKTAQGEKRKINQILKRSTLSPYWAKFLFRLVAERNPKGILELGTSLGLTTLHLALASTAAKVVTFEGCPNIAALARQNFAQIKEQPTFNPDNIHLEVGNIDQTLPLFLEKNQKSASPLPLDFVLIDANHTEAATLHYFELLLPYLNQKSWVVFDDIYWSKGMQRAWTQIRQHPKVRLQVDLFKMGILFFNPELSREHFKLRTFL; encoded by the coding sequence TTGCTCGCCTTTATTTCTAAATTTGCCACTATGTCGCTCGAAATGCTCGCCTCTTTCTTGGGTTTTCTTTGGGATTCGAAAAACCAACACGCCCTTCAAGCCCCTTTTCTCTACCATCTCTACCTCGATACCATTCGCAAACCCAAACACTACTATCCTTTTGAAGCCTTAGATGCGCTGCGTGCCAAACTTGCTACCCAAAAAGAAGCAATTAGGGTGCAAGACTTTGGTGCAGGCGAAAAAGGGAAAAAGGCAAAAACAGCACAAGGCGAAAAACGAAAGATTAACCAAATTTTGAAACGTTCTACCCTTTCGCCTTATTGGGCGAAATTTTTATTCCGCTTAGTGGCAGAGCGCAACCCAAAAGGTATTCTCGAATTGGGTACGTCTTTGGGGCTTACAACCCTGCATCTGGCTCTGGCAAGCACCGCCGCAAAGGTCGTTACCTTCGAAGGTTGCCCCAATATTGCCGCCTTAGCACGCCAAAACTTTGCACAAATAAAAGAGCAGCCCACTTTCAATCCCGACAATATTCACCTCGAAGTAGGAAATATAGACCAAACTTTGCCCCTTTTTTTAGAAAAAAACCAAAAAAGTGCGTCCCCGCTGCCCTTAGATTTTGTCCTGATAGATGCCAACCATACCGAAGCGGCAACGCTACACTATTTCGAGCTACTGCTGCCTTATCTGAACCAAAAAAGTTGGGTTGTCTTTGACGATATTTATTGGTCTAAGGGCATGCAAAGGGCTTGGACGCAAATTAGGCAGCACCCAAAGGTGCGCTTACAGGTAGATTTATTTAAGATGGGGATTCTTTTTTTCAACCCCGAATTAAGTCGAGAGCATTTCAAACTTAGAACTTTTTTATGA
- a CDS encoding NfeD family protein: METFIIIFLMLSAVAFLIGELFLLPSGKLGLLGAFLALLSAVIAFFSFGLTASVAVLGAGVALGLGALFYGLKAKTWERLSLKQTLQGKFNDEHLLSVSLLNVGEKGKAQSALRPMGNAIFHQQVYEVSPLGEWVDAGSEVEIVRIEKTKIFVKKVDKKDKIIFEK; the protein is encoded by the coding sequence TTGGAAACTTTCATTATTATTTTTTTGATGCTTTCGGCAGTTGCCTTTTTAATAGGCGAGTTATTTCTCCTGCCTTCGGGTAAATTGGGGCTATTGGGTGCATTTTTAGCCCTTTTGAGTGCCGTTATAGCCTTTTTTTCATTTGGTCTGACGGCAAGTGTTGCTGTTTTGGGGGCAGGTGTGGCATTGGGCTTGGGGGCTTTGTTTTATGGTCTGAAAGCCAAAACTTGGGAGCGTTTGAGTTTGAAACAAACCCTGCAAGGCAAATTTAATGACGAGCATTTACTTTCTGTTAGTTTGTTGAATGTAGGCGAAAAGGGCAAGGCGCAGTCGGCTTTGCGTCCGATGGGCAACGCTATTTTTCACCAGCAAGTGTATGAGGTTAGCCCTTTGGGCGAATGGGTAGATGCAGGTTCGGAAGTAGAAATCGTCAGGATTGAAAAAACAAAAATATTTGTGAAAAAGGTAGATAAGAAAGATAAAATAATTTTTGAAAAATAA
- a CDS encoding aspartate kinase: MNPIKVFKFGGASVKDAAAVRNVSQILKTYLERGDKLVVVVSAMGKTTNHLEDLFHAARKGQPQVYKQVLKELEAYHQQIALDLFEGNEEAVIFRTLKKYFFQLEATLEEQEPIWDKHYDQIICFGELISTAIVAEYLKTVYNDKCLWVDARRFVQTNERWREGQVDWEWSEQLIKSELLPILDVRFILTQGFLGGTIGGKTTTLGREGSDFTAAIFAYCLQAESVTIWKDVAGILNADPKRIKSTRLFTHINYSDAAEMTYYGATVIHPKTIRPLAAKNIPLYVRSFINYDQEGTVIGNFPTQPALPAIIVKGNQTLCTFQQRDLASINEKNTLAYIHNELARFNLKINLLQTSATAFYVCLDTDERKLEALQASMGSQLDFTLESNLELITVKNYDAEMLQNFTNLGNAVFVQRGGKDFQVVVRK, translated from the coding sequence TTGAATCCCATCAAAGTATTCAAATTCGGCGGCGCATCGGTTAAAGATGCCGCTGCGGTTCGAAATGTGAGCCAAATTCTTAAAACCTACCTCGAAAGGGGCGACAAACTTGTCGTCGTCGTTTCGGCTATGGGAAAGACTACCAACCACTTAGAAGACCTTTTTCATGCCGCGCGAAAGGGGCAGCCGCAAGTCTATAAACAGGTCTTGAAGGAATTAGAAGCCTATCACCAACAAATTGCCCTCGACCTTTTCGAAGGAAATGAAGAGGCGGTTATTTTTCGTACCCTCAAAAAGTATTTCTTCCAATTAGAAGCCACTTTGGAGGAGCAAGAACCCATTTGGGACAAACACTACGACCAAATCATCTGTTTTGGCGAACTTATCTCTACTGCCATTGTCGCTGAATATCTAAAAACGGTCTATAACGACAAATGCCTTTGGGTAGATGCCCGTAGGTTTGTCCAGACCAACGAGCGTTGGCGCGAAGGGCAAGTGGATTGGGAATGGTCGGAACAGCTCATCAAATCCGAATTGCTGCCTATTTTAGATGTGCGTTTTATCCTCACACAAGGCTTTTTGGGCGGAACGATAGGCGGCAAAACAACGACTTTGGGCAGAGAAGGGTCAGATTTTACCGCTGCCATCTTTGCCTATTGCCTGCAAGCCGAGTCGGTTACGATTTGGAAAGATGTAGCAGGAATTTTAAATGCCGACCCCAAACGCATCAAAAGCACCCGTCTTTTCACTCACATCAACTATTCAGACGCTGCCGAAATGACCTATTACGGCGCGACGGTCATTCACCCCAAAACCATCAGACCCTTAGCGGCGAAAAACATTCCGCTCTATGTGCGTTCTTTTATCAATTACGACCAAGAAGGCACTGTCATTGGAAATTTCCCTACACAACCTGCCCTGCCTGCCATTATCGTAAAAGGCAATCAGACGCTCTGTACTTTTCAGCAGCGCGATTTGGCTTCCATCAATGAAAAGAATACCTTAGCGTATATTCACAACGAGCTTGCCCGTTTCAATCTCAAAATCAACCTCTTACAGACTTCTGCAACGGCTTTTTATGTCTGTTTGGATACGGACGAAAGAAAGTTGGAGGCATTGCAAGCCAGCATGGGCAGTCAATTAGATTTTACCCTCGAATCTAACTTAGAGTTAATTACGGTAAAAAACTATGATGCTGAAATGCTACAAAACTTTACCAACTTAGGCAATGCTGTCTTCGTACAAAGAGGCGGAAAGGATTTTCAAGTAGTGGTGCGCAAGTAG
- a CDS encoding vWA domain-containing protein: MTWYRYLSLGEYILITLFIAFYAFYVYRTYQKARFLGTSAGSVWIKVALRTCYFVLLIMALLGPSFGEVQKEVKAVGKDIFLLVDVSRSMDANDVQPTRIERVKHELKELVNSFRAERIGLIIFTTDAYMQCPLTYDPSAITLSLETLNTGLISDSGTDLAPSFRLALEKFKQEETTAKNGGKQSKIMVLITDGEDFGEEAEDAVSEALEAGIRVFALGVGTEEGGRIPNGTDYKRDRLGDEVVTKLNKNALKDIADKADGRYFEITNTRSDMNRLISAIQEIEGEVRDIRKMDASANKYYYFLYAALALILVDLLLTVRLLKI; the protein is encoded by the coding sequence ATGACTTGGTACCGTTATCTTAGCTTAGGCGAATATATCCTCATTACGCTTTTTATTGCCTTTTATGCCTTTTATGTGTATCGTACCTATCAGAAAGCGCGTTTTTTAGGCACTTCGGCAGGTAGTGTTTGGATAAAAGTAGCCCTACGGACATGCTATTTTGTCCTGCTTATTATGGCACTTTTAGGACCTTCTTTCGGCGAGGTACAAAAAGAGGTCAAAGCCGTAGGAAAAGACATTTTCCTTTTGGTAGATGTTTCGCGCTCTATGGACGCAAACGACGTGCAGCCTACCCGCATCGAGCGCGTGAAGCACGAACTAAAAGAATTGGTCAATTCCTTTCGCGCCGAGCGCATTGGGCTTATCATCTTCACAACTGATGCCTACATGCAATGTCCGCTCACCTACGACCCCAGTGCCATCACCCTTTCGCTCGAAACGCTCAACACAGGGCTTATCTCCGATTCTGGAACAGACTTAGCCCCTTCTTTTCGTTTGGCGTTGGAAAAATTCAAACAAGAAGAAACGACAGCAAAAAATGGCGGCAAGCAATCTAAAATCATGGTCTTAATCACCGACGGCGAAGACTTTGGCGAAGAAGCCGAAGATGCCGTTAGTGAAGCCTTAGAAGCAGGGATTCGCGTCTTTGCCTTAGGCGTAGGCACAGAAGAGGGCGGCAGAATCCCCAACGGCACAGACTACAAACGCGACCGCTTAGGTGATGAAGTCGTTACCAAACTCAATAAAAATGCCCTTAAAGACATTGCCGACAAAGCTGACGGGCGTTATTTCGAAATCACCAATACGCGCAGCGACATGAACCGCCTTATTTCGGCTATCCAAGAAATTGAAGGCGAAGTGCGCGATATTCGCAAGATGGACGCTTCGGCAAACAAATACTACTATTTTCTGTATGCTGCCTTAGCCCTAATTTTAGTAGATTTGCTTCTAACGGTTCGCCTGCTAAAAATATAG